The DNA segment aattacgtgttgaaaagtatatattctcttaatctgacaatttaagcgtgtcgaaaatgtgtgggaggacgccaaagttgcaaaaaaaaacgtcacttgtacattctcgagcgcggtggcgttttttcttattttgaagcgaatgattcaagaataatggaaaaaatataatctaacaGTATCAGCAAGCCAAAACAATAAAAACTGCCCATAAAGGTCAcaagaatcagtttttttgaattatctccttccctcggcttcaaatctttttcgcattcattatgaaagttgtaaagcataacattttctacaaattttatcccaagcaattttttctgcgttcaaacgtttttgagatatatggcgattaatgcgaggtgtttagcgatagatgctgaagcgaaaattcactcgttggaaaattgtaggtacattctaaggttcagtcacagacaacactaaaattttcgggactaatttcaaaattgtcttcatagaaataccttgtaattttgacaattggatgaatttagattagactgggattttacattgaccttgccctttcgcatgtgtggctaagcttctcgccctctaactcgagaacggtttagagtatgtaaaattgcttcagacaaaaaatgtgtagaattttattatctacaactttcataatgaatacataaACGATTAGAGctacaggcagggaaatattcgaagaaaaaagaatttttatcatcttcacagtgtcagattgagaaaaccccccctgattagtgtcagattaatgggtcaacacgtttacaacaccgagattagccatctgtatgaaaatatgacacgctcgagtaacgattttttttacattttcaaacgACCGCTGTAACCTTGCGTCACGCCGAAATTgacagtcccttgaaaagtagcttcctttgggtcaaattaacatatccttcaaaaatctgacaagctggaattttttttttaccattttcaactcttccgtacggtcagtcccaccgcacaaactgtcagataagcgtgaattcattatcagagacacgtagggcatatacactaatatacagtatcttaatatgacacgctcgagtatgtacacctgatgattttttttacatctttgagaccctgcagacgctttccccaccgctgaaagtgcatatatcatagtacctttttttctttcaaccatctaatcttcaaaatccactaggtctccacgacgctcgagtaaatcccgatttagcatcgtcggctccctaaCTACATATATGGCAGTTAACGATTATGGTCGAAACCATAAAATAAATCtgtgaaaatttgattgattcacaCAAATCACACAGCATGCTTAACGAAATGACCAATTCTGTACAAAATGTAAATTGAATTAGATATTAGAGGTTGTCCCCCTGcaataaaaaatcgttgaaagTTGAAAATATCATAAAGTTCGAAGTTCGAACAGTGAATTTGGAttggttttttaaattttcatgatCTCATAATCTAAGCGATTGAATatgaaacatttttgtttttgtaCTTTTGCAATTCTTCAGATATTTTGAACACTCgcatcatttttcatatttttttttgtattatcaGGAATTTAATTTTTGGATCTATGAGATCTCATCAGCAATAAATACTTTGTCCGTGTAAGTGGAAAAACCTCACTCAGCAGTGTTAGACTCCCAAGATGTAGTTTGGATCTCACAAAAAATTGGATAGTTTTTCACCCTGCCctttagattagattagattagaggAGGGGCGAAAGGTCATCCAACCTCGCATGCACCTTGACCTAAAGATCTATTGTGCATCCCCGCGCTGTTCACCAGTCAGGCAGTAAAAACTCAATGAACTTCACCACCTTTCTGGCGGCTTCAGCTTTCCAAAAAACAGAGAtctgtcaaaaaaaattcttcaccaATTTTTTCAGTTCCAAATGACTGCACTATTTATGCATTCTGCACGCTAATACCTGTGCCTGAGTTCTGCAGGTTGGAATGATCTGATATTATGTTGCAAAGATAGATCTCATTCCTCCTGAATATCGTATAATCAACACCACCTTCTAGGTTTTATAACCTCGGTATAGAGTATCTAGTTCGAACATTAAATCTTTGtattttttcctttttgttcTTCTTTCATCACCACATTATTTCCATCAGGAGAAGAAATTTCGACGACCAACAAATCTTTGAGGCCTTTGTTTAGCAGAACTATATCTGTCTTTATTACGTGAACCTGTAGAGTTGTTGGAAAAGCATAATTCTAATATAGGCGAGCTTTTTTCAACAACTGCTTCAACCTTCAGACGAACATATGGCAGCACTGTATCTTTGTCTAtaccataaacttctctcagatggaagagTATAGCATCTTTATTTACTATGATGGAGCATAGAGTCTAGGAATCGACAGGATGCACAACAACAGTTTCCTGCTGATCAAGGCATGCTTTGAAAGTTGTTGGGTTGTTCACTTTCATTATATTCTTTTTATACAATCTAGAATTTATCACTCCATCATGACAAGCCATAACATTAGCTCCAAAAAAGTAAAGCATTCCAATTCTCGGATTATGCAGAGTTTCATAGTCCACACTATTATCCATCAATCAATAAGCTGCTGAGAATCCAAGCTCGAGTATAATCCTTTGCAGATGGACGTATAAATTACATCataactatattccgaaacttGACCGTCAACATAGTcgcttttacaattttttttgactgACAGAAACCCTAAGGCAGTATCGCGAAATTTTAGCGGCAAATTAAGCGTTCACTTTTTTGCCATTCTTCCCAGCTGCTCATCTTTATCAAGCGAACAAGTTGCTACGACCTTTCGTCCCATTTTAAACCCGGCAACTTTTCTGTATTCAAGTCGGACGTCATTCGTCGTACTCACATGTTATGTGTGGAGCACGCATTGCCGTTATATAAAATGCGTAAAATGCACTCCTTTCTGTGGCATTACGTAGCAATTTGGGTGGGTGAATCTTGCACTACATCTGCCGTAGAAAAATTTTCACTGCCGGTTCGATGATATGCATTTTAGAAAAACCTGTTTCGATGTATCGATTCTTGTTTGTTTATGATAATGCTGAATAGTCGGCGGCCCATTCGTTGAATTATTCAGCAGATAATTTTATTAACCTAAGTATTAGTTCCAGTTTTCGGTTAATTAATTTATGGGGAAATATGCCAAGATTCTTATCAAGGTCACATGACTGGGTAGAACTTGAAACTTTTCTAACATTATCATCAGTGAAAATTGGAAATTGCATACATTGGGCAGGTTAAAGAAACCCCCTTGGAAAGTTGGAATTATACAGGATGGCCTATCATAAAAGATTGACTGAAATCACTCCTTGGAAATAGGCTAcatcaaaaaatgtttcaaaaggAAGTTTCTTAGTCCTCTATAGtcttatatttttgaaatgggTCAACCAGTAAAGCGTATTAAggggaaataaaaacaaaacaaaaactacGTTGAACAGACCatataatattacttcaattaCTTACCCTCTACGGGGAAGaagagaatatttgaatttttttgaagggCAATACTAACTTTTCCTGCCAGAAATGGAAAGACCTTCTGTTGctgataattatttggtggtcATTGATGGGTTTTTATCATTCGTTTTTTattatagggatgaaatggttaaaACCTTGAACGACCAGTTTCACCAAGAACGTCTATCATAATTTAGTGgcccattaaaatttttgtcCTTCATTAggtatatacagagtgttcaattTCAGACGAGCCATCCCGTATATTTCTTATCCCAttgcattgagtattaaactccATCAATGCccatagtgattggaaaaatttctcgaaacacGTCGAATGAATTTGTTTGGGAGACATCTTTTGAGGTATATTTGAGGGTTGAACGTGCAACCCCCCAAGAAGGGGCGCTTCAACCCCTCAAAATTGAATAGGGGAGAGGGTTAGGGTGATACTTTCTTTGAAAGGTCTTGGAAGCCTCTTTACCACGGTGTATGAAAAACGTAATTTTGATGAACCGatgaagctgaaagtaaaacatattctgaaagagcttcTCTTGTGgtaaaatctcgaaatttcatataCATACCTACCTCGGTGCAGCCCTTTAAGTATCCCTATGttttgaaggtcaactttcgacaccCAGAAAAGTTTATTTGAGGTGATTTCCCCCTcccatgaaaaaaatcaaatctaCAGATCTCTAGTTTATATTTTAAGTTGCCAAATGAAGAATTCAGATGAATATATTCGCTTGTTCTTTTTGAATATAGACGACCAACTTTTTTATGATGGGCTTTTATGATTCTGTgggtaaaaaaatttaataattgtCTGAAAAACAATGGACTAACGGTGGACCTAGCCCTGTTCAGAAAATAGACGAAAATAAATCCCTATCATGTTAAAtggcctggacaaatgaaaaaaaggtggacaaacatggagtaAAGAAAGACAAACAaccctgaatttttcttttgaaatctGTTTTTGGGTATGCCAACTTCACgacttcaaaaaaattttatcttgaatttatatgtttctgtgggtggacaaatgaaataattgacGATAGTAGGACTTACGTTGAACGGCAATCTAAgccattcaaaatatttttttgcttAGTACTGCTCAGAGAACGCATGAAACAATTTTTGTTTACAAAATTCTCATTTTGGGGACCACTACCAACTACACAGAGCTCTCAGAGCTACGTTGCTCTATAACAGCCTTGTGCTGTTTTTGATTGTTTAATTCCGTTTGTAAATCGTGGTCACAAGAAATAAGTATTTATCAGTAGGTATTCTTTCGATTGATGCagaatatttttgtttcagaatgAATAAATTCTTCTATCAGATAAAATGGTATCCAAGAAACAAAGGACCGATACTGGTACTGCTGCTTTCCCTGATGGTTACGTCGAATCTGTCCAAAGAAAAATCGTATTCCAGGCAGAAACGTTTTCTCTGGATAACAGAAGATGGGAGGTTGGCTCTTCCCCCCGGTACCACTTTAGTGATGACTCCGTCATTGTCGCTTCCTTTCGTGAGGTATCCTCCAGATGGCTTCTTTTCGAACATGACTATCAGCCTTCCTTTCACGAGTAAGTAAATGAACAATTCCACGCGGTAATGAATACTCAAGAATATACAGGTTGGTTTTtcttaaatgggacaccctatgtttttcaattttttttttctcagattTATCGAAAAGCATGCCTTACCGTTTTTTCAAAAAAGTCATCCGTTTTAAAGCTACTTAGTTTTTCTACTTCAATCTTCGACGTCAATGAATTACTTCATCTGTCCACCGACAGAACCatgcaactcttctagtaataaatctgagaatttcatctatctaggtgcaaccgttcggtcttgacgaatttttgactgaacccagcttttccaggattttttgaaggtcagctttcgagtcgtttatctctcaataaaagtaaccgtagatggaaatgttatacatattctgaaagagcaactcttctagtaataaatctgagaatttcattcatctcggtgcaaccgttcggtcttgacgaatttttaactgaatccatctttttcaggatttttcgaaggtcatatttcgagtcgtttatctctcaataagagTAACCGTTGATGGAagtgtgatatatattctgaaagagcaactcttctagtaataaatctgagaatttcatatatcgtcttgacgattttttaacggAACCCAGaagtttcaggatttttcgaaggtcagctttagagtcgtttatctctcaataaaagtaaccgtagatggaaatgtgatacattaggtcctttcgtttgcataaaaagtgtagcacttttctacactcgattttagtattcgcttgctgattgaatttacaccagtgtagaggaggtgtagtttatctacatctccttttgactatgtgtagataaactacacttcctctacactggtgtaaatcaaatcgagtgtagaaaagtgctacactttttatgcaaacgaaaggacctatattctgaaagagcaaccgtTCGGTTGGAATAACCgtggtggacaaacatggacctacgatggacaaaagATCCTGAAATTatggtttgaaaattttcatttgggggtgccaacttcataATTTCCAAAATTTGCATAGATGGATTTCTTTGGTTCTGTagatggacaaatgaaaaaattggaagacaaaagtggacttaggttggacaaacgatctataccattaaaaagtcgtttttgcaatttgggggtgctactcagaaaatgaaccgaaaaaagttcttttccgatatctctaaaacggtgcctggacaaatgataAAAAgagggtggacaaacatggacctacgatggacaaacgaccctgaaatttttgtttcaaaattcgcatttgggggtgcccgCTTCATATAGCTATAGCAGTCCGTTGTGCCAAACCTTGTCGAATACTTGGGATGAGTCCAGAAATACTGCAGAATTTGTTCTCTTCGAGACTTGTTGAGATGATGTTTGATGCCGTGGATTTGGTCTGTTGTCGAGTGCCTTTGTGGTGGTCCGGTACTAGTATAGTTGGTACATGCCCATGTCATcttagcaaacccacccaggtacctactagtcggagacaaagttcggggttatctaaggtggtagcgataacaaatacgttaaaaccgaatttattacaacaatataaattacagtgaaccatacaatgatttccaagtcacgaaatatatacagctgatgatCCCGAGCACCCTCAGCGACCCTCAGGGTACAGGCCAaccagaattgaaactattcaataaacgggacggggttgactcaggtgaaacacaatgcaacaatttacaggacaacggggtagtttatcgtggtctctccgtggcgagcttgggtgtacacgccaagcattaccagcagaaagacttcgagacctctgccgattggtttccgtcaccagagagccaggcgacagaagtctgcggtaaacgggaaatctaaacggagcacaacaggggtaggacggaataggttactgtggtctttccgtggcaaccttgggtgtaaacgacaagcattaccagcggaacgacttcgagacttctgtcggttggtcttggttcaccagagaaccagacgacagaagtctgcgttaaacaaggggattaacaataaggattaacacaactaaacaaataaaagaatgcaaccttgaatcacgaagtatgcagTATCGAGAAAAgattacagtttgttccggtacggggtatggtcacaccaccacttaaagaaaagaaaaagaaacatATCGTAGGATCTTCGAATttagaaaaattaataaaggAATGAACAATTGTCGAATAATGAATCAAGGAAAGTACTAATTACTGtcgaaaaatattgaataatgaaTCGCAGAATAAAGAATCTAGAAACGCCGAATCAAGAATCACGAATAAAGAAAGAATCacgttcgtctggtggtgcggcccaatttatcaactttccaacatgtggacggtcatgtgatcaaaattgcatccaaaaattcggtattctcgaatattctccccagaagaaatattctcggcggcggttatctctttatcggtaaaataaactgtcgttatctgcaatccacgttgttttatggcgaattcggtgtgtttttgtggaaggaaaaacaacgccgaatgcagaaagacactttttctttgttttggatccttacggcggattaatgatggaaatttcaattttacggaatttcaatttattaatcagcattctgaaaaatgaaacggaatatctATATCAAAACTGaagtctccatcagacggtgttgcattgcttccactggaaaattcagggaaacggacatttaacgaggcttgatttttatatgaaacaatcaagtatcgttacaaacCTTCTGCATTCATACAACAAAACCAAGAAAACTAAATAATTCATCATCGAAATTCTCTAACCACGTTATCGGTGCAGTCGACTCTTGAAACCTTCGATTGATATTAATTAATGTTCAAGGAATATTCTTTTTTCAGTCGATTTCAACAAACTGGGACTGACAGATAATGAGAACCCTTACGGCGTACTCCCCCCTCTCTTGGCCAGATCAATGGGTAGGGCAGCAGGCAACCTTCTTGGAGATTACATTGGGCGCTTTCTGCACCATCGAAGGACCAAGCGGGGCTTGAAAGCAGACCCTCCAAAACTGCCTAGGGAACATCAGAACACCTTTCATGGGGGCGAGAGAGCCCTACTTTATTTTCTAGTCGAAGATTTCTTGGAAAATTTCGGAATGAACGGAAAAGCATGTCTGCTGAGGGCTATTTGCGAAGTTCAAGCATATCAGCTCAATAATTTGGGATTGCTGGGGGAGATGCTGAAACTATTCTTGACGTAAGTGATCACAAATAATGAAGTaggtaaaaattgaaaattttgatggGATACATTTTCAGTTGTATTATTAATAGCTTAAATTATTTGGGACATCAGGTTCTGAAGATGTTCATCTGCACTGAAATCATTAGCCCCTAAAGTTGAAACCTCTCTAAAAAGGTTGACCTTTCATTTCACAGCACCAGGTACACCTTTTTGCTGtttcaagaaaaataaagaGTTATTAATTGATACTTATTAAtaggaataataatatttcatgaataatccaaaggtgttttattattttctagGGCCAGTAAGTCACCGTTTGCAGATATACTAACAGAATACGTCGAGGCGGAAAACATTGGCAAGGGGAAGATTGGTAGTCCATCGGAATGCTGGCCATATATGAAAGATTGCCCAAAATCTCTATTCGTCTCATCTAGGCACAACTATTACAGGTAAATGAGAATTTTCGATGAGCAAGTTTTGATAATAAATGGTATGTGCAAGATTTGGAGTttcaaattaagaaatttttcgaattaataAGTTTCTTAGTCCTCAGGGGGATATCGAATGCTGACATAATTAGATCAGAGTCTTTTCACGGTCAAGTAGAATTTTTAATAGGAAATGTACATTTCTCTCTGCAGAATGTTAATGTGAAAGactaaaaacattttttcttctcCTTTTTCTTTTGTTATATGCATGCCGAATTTTTAAATTGTTACCACTGGATTTTAGAGTGTTCGTAATTTCAGACaattttctttattattattttttcttattcattgtatttcttcttaattttttttctcgtttatTGATAGGACCTTGAAATATAACTTCAAGGTAAGATTGTTCAAAATGGGTCATTATGGGTATAAAAAAAGCATGAAGCGAAATTATGCTCTAAATACTTTTATGCAAATGACGAAAAAAAACGGATTTTTTCTTAGGGTGTCTAGGAAACTCTCCATTTTATGCTCTCTTGCtcaaaaatcatttttaatCGTCGATTTCAGTACCTAGGGTGGTGGGTCACGGGTAATTTAGAGGGGACGTGCCACCTAGCCCCATTTGCCCATGATTTTGAAGTCAACATAAAAAGAGAGGATGCGAAAAAAATGCATTAACGTAGTCCGATTACAATGTTAGGTAATCTAAAAAAAACTActtaattttatatattttagtGGAAACGAGGAGGACAACACGATAACAGAAGATTATGATAAAAACCAAAAGGTTACCTACAACCCATCGCTCAAAAACATGTAATTTGCTCAAGAGGAAAGTCAGAGAAGAAGAAACAGGTGCATGTGATTATCACTAAGTCATAAAAAACAGGCATAAATGGAACATGAAATAATCAATGTACATATAAATTTTACAAATGTAGCATCAATTAGATTCTATTTCTGTATTTATCTaatcatatatttatttatgtGTGTAAATATTATCtgtatatatctatatatttttgtaattaggaaataattgaaaattataaattcATTGATTATTATATAAGTAAaattcagaaattgaaaaaattgtaatgattTATTATCCTTTGATTTTTCAATCAAAGAAACATTTGATAAGAAATATTATAACCACTATATATGCGTGAGGCATGAAGTGAACTGCAAACTGCGGACAAGATGAAGAATAATAAAGATACCTctatataataaaatatgaaattttgatttatttaatTTCCTACTATCGTATTCGAGGtgtaaaaaaatttagaatattAAAGGTATCTTCAAAACGgcttaaaattttttcaattaaaaaacgCCTCTGTAATGCTATTCATTATAGATCGGGCATTATTTTCCGAATTATTGAGGTATAAAATAGCTTATGTGTCGGTATATTTTCGTGATCTCGGAGAGGGAGAGGTGAAAATCAGCTGATCATAAATTAATTTTATCCACTTATGAAAAATctacaaatgttacgatctgaatcgaactagccaaccaCCATCATTACTGACACAAATACCACTCCATTGAGAAAAAGTGGTTTCGGTCCTATTTGACCTCTTCAGAGTAACACAACTCCCACCACGACGGAAACGGAACGAATTGATCCATCCACAGAACTCCAGAAAACAGATTTTGAAGAGTAGCCTTCGAAAATATTACTCTGTTAGGATGTTTGGTTTTACTACCCGAGAGCCAAAGAATTTGGTCGCCACATAAACGAAAATAGCATGGAATAAAGGGTTTCTAGTTTCTTTGTTCAATGGAATTCTCTGGATGTTACCagcacagaacagacccatgacttacttgacttactttatggtcaCCAGTGATCTGTGGATGTCACTGACAAATGATTCCATGCATAGAGAAAGTCTCTGATTCCATGATTATAATCACAGAACACTAAAATGCGAGTCCGAGTTGCAAAACCAAACGGGCCTTTTTGACAAGCATAGAGTAGTTAATAGACCACCATAGAATATCAAACAGTAGGTGTAAAGAATAGTAGTTCAGATGTCCATGTCAAATTATAAATATTTACTTTttgtcaaaataacaaatattcggaaatattggAATTTTACTAACATTACTTTTGTTTTACTAATTCAATTATGGTAAAGAACTTGGACCcatgattttttcatcaataatgAATTTTGTTGTTTTCTAGTCACCTAAAAGAAGTGATCTA comes from the Coccinella septempunctata chromosome 2, icCocSept1.1, whole genome shotgun sequence genome and includes:
- the LOC123307632 gene encoding uncharacterized protein LOC123307632, with translation MNKFFYQIKWYPRNKGPILVLLLSLMVTSNLSKEKSYSRQKRFLWITEDGRLALPPGTTLVMTPSLSLPFVRYPPDGFFSNMTISLPFTIDFNKLGLTDNENPYGVLPPLLARSMGRAAGNLLGDYIGRFLHHRRTKRGLKADPPKLPREHQNTFHGGERALLYFLVEDFLENFGMNGKACLLRAICEVQAYQLNNLGLLGEMLKLFLTASKSPFADILTEYVEAENIGKGKIGSPSECWPYMKDCPKSLFVSSRHNYYSGNEEDNTITEDYDKNQKVTYNPSLKNM